The Alistipes finegoldii DSM 17242 DNA segment CGGCGCCATCATCCGCAAGGGCGGACTGGGACTTCCGGTCGTCGTGTCGATCATCTTCTTCGTGATCTACTACATCATCAGCCTGTCAGGCGAGAAACTGGCCAAGGAGGGGAGCTGGGACGCCGTATACGGCATGTGGCTCTCGACGTTCATCCTCACGCCCATAGCGATCTACCTGACCTACAAGGCCACGAACGACTCGGCGCTGCTCGACACGGACTGGTACGCCGGAAAATTCAAGGCGCTCTACGAACGCATGCGACCCGCGATCAACAAATTGAAAAACGCTATAAAACTCAAACGAAATGGCAAAAAGCACGATTCTGAATAGTGTGGAAGAGGTTATCGAAGATTTCCGCAACGGCAAAATAGTGATCGTCGTCGATGACGAAGACCGCGAAAACGAAGGCGACTTCATCGTAGCGGCGGAGAAAATAACCCCCGAAATCGTGAATTTCATGCTCAAGGAGGGCCGCGGCGTACTCTGCGCACCGCTTTCGGAGGACCGCTGCGCCGAACTCGGCCTCAACATGATGGAGGAGAACAACACCTCGCTGCTGGGGACTCCCTTTACAGTGACCGTCGATCTGCTGGGCCACGACTGCACAACGGGCGTCTCGATCCACGACCGTGCGGCGACGATCCGCGCGCTGGCCGACCCGGCCACGCGGGCCACGGACTTGGGCCGTCCGGGACATATCAACCCCCTGCGCGCACGCCAGAAAGGCGTACTCCGCCGTCCGGGACATACCGAAGCGGCGATCGACCTTGCGCGGCTGGCAGGCTTGCAGCCCGCGGGTGCGCTGATCGAAATCATGAACGAAGACGGCACGATGGCCCGTCTGCCGCAGCTGATCGAGATCGCCAAGAAATTCGACCTCAAAATCATCTCGATCGCGTCGCTGATCTCATACCGGCTGAAGGAGGAATCCATCGTCGAGAAGGGCGAAACCGTGGACCTGCCGACCGCATGGGGCGATTTCCGCATCACGCCGTTCCGCCAGAAGAGCAACGGGCTGGAGCATGTGGCGCTGACCAAAGGCGAATGGACCGAGGACGAACCGGTGCTGACCCGCGTACACTCGTCATGCGCCACGGGCGACATCTTCGGCTCGTGCCGCTGCGACTGCGGCGACCAGCTGCACGAAGCGATGCGCATGATCGAAAAGGAGGGTAAGGGCGCGATCATCTACCTCCAGCAGGAGGGGCGCGGCATCGGACTCTGCAACAAAATCAAGGCATACAAGCTTCAGGACGAGGGACTGGACACCGTGGACGCCAACGTGCAGCTGGGCTTCGGCGTGGACGAGCGCGACTACGGCATCGGCGCGAGCATCATCCGCGAAATGGGCATCAAGCACATGCGGCTGATGACCAACAACCCGCTCAAAAGGGCCGGGCTGGAGGGCTACGGACTGCGGATCGACGAGATCGTGCCGGTGGTCATCGCCCCCAACGAGCACAACCTGCGCTACCTGAAGACGAAGGAGGAGCGCATGCACCACACGCTCGGACTGGACAAGAAATAACCCGGCTCAGAAGGCCCGCATTCCAAATATAACACACGAAGAAGAATGAATCCGAAAGAGCTGCGCATCGTATTTATGGGTACGCCCGAATTCGCCGTACCGTCGCTCCGGGCGCTGGTCGCCGGGGGCTACAACGTCGTGGCCGTGGTCACGACGCCCGACAAACCCGCCGGACGGGGCCAGAAACTGCATCAGAGCGAGGTCAAGCTGGCCGCGCTCGAACTGGGACTTCCGGTATTGCAGCCCGAAAAGCTGAAAGCGCCGGAGTTCGTCGAAGCCATGCAGGCGCTGAAACCCGATCTGGGGATCGTCATCGCGTTCCGCATGCTTCCCGAAGTGATCTGGGCCATGCCGCGGCTGGGAACGTTCAACCTGCACGCCTCGCTGCTTCCGCAGTACCGCGGGGCTGCGCCGATCAACTGGGCCGTCATCAACGGCGAAACCGAGACCGGCGTCACAACGTTCCTGCTCAACCACGAAATAGACAAAGGCGCGATCATCGCGCAGGTGCGCGTGCCGATTCTTCCGAAAGACAACGTGGGCACGATGTACGACAAACTGATGCACACCGGAACGGCGCTCGTGACCGAGACCGTGGACCGCATCGCCGCAGGGGATGTCCAGCCCATGGAGCAGACGGGAATCGACGAGAGCCGCCTGCATCCTGCGCCCAAAATCTTCAAGGAAGACTGCCGGATCGACTGGTCGTGGGAGGGACGGCGGATCGTGAACTTCGTGCGCGGGCTTTCGCCCTATCCGGCCGCATGGACCGAAATGCGCAAAGAGGGCGAAACGGCATCCCTCACGGCGAAAATTTATGCGGCGGCGTTCGAAGCGGCGGCGCACAACGAAGCGGCAGGAGCCGTCGAAAGCGACGGACGCACCTTTATCCGCGTGGCATGCGCCGACGGGTGGATCACCCTCGGCGAGTTGCAGATAGCCGGTAAAAAACGGCTTCCGGTGCGCGAGCTGCTGCTCGGACTGCGGGAGATCGGACAGTACCGGTTTCAGAAATAACCTCATCCGGCGATCGGCAGGAATATATCAATAAAAAAGGGGCTTGCGCAAGCCCCTTTCGATTATCCTTTGATTTCGTATCCTTTGCCGAGTTTCTTTTCGATCTCTTCCTTCGGCAGCGGGCGCGTGCAGAAGAACCAGTCATAGCACTTCACGCCTTCAGGCTGGTCGTTCATGTCCTCGCCCTTCATCGGAACGATCACCTCGTCGCCCGGACGCCAATCGGCCGGCATCGCCACGCCGAACGCGTCGATGGCCTGCAGGCCCACCAGCACGCGCTTGATTTCGTCGAAATTGCGGCCCAGCGCCAGCGGATAATAGATCATCG contains these protein-coding regions:
- a CDS encoding bifunctional 3,4-dihydroxy-2-butanone-4-phosphate synthase/GTP cyclohydrolase II, with the translated sequence MAKSTILNSVEEVIEDFRNGKIVIVVDDEDRENEGDFIVAAEKITPEIVNFMLKEGRGVLCAPLSEDRCAELGLNMMEENNTSLLGTPFTVTVDLLGHDCTTGVSIHDRAATIRALADPATRATDLGRPGHINPLRARQKGVLRRPGHTEAAIDLARLAGLQPAGALIEIMNEDGTMARLPQLIEIAKKFDLKIISIASLISYRLKEESIVEKGETVDLPTAWGDFRITPFRQKSNGLEHVALTKGEWTEDEPVLTRVHSSCATGDIFGSCRCDCGDQLHEAMRMIEKEGKGAIIYLQQEGRGIGLCNKIKAYKLQDEGLDTVDANVQLGFGVDERDYGIGASIIREMGIKHMRLMTNNPLKRAGLEGYGLRIDEIVPVVIAPNEHNLRYLKTKEERMHHTLGLDKK
- the fmt gene encoding methionyl-tRNA formyltransferase, which codes for MNPKELRIVFMGTPEFAVPSLRALVAGGYNVVAVVTTPDKPAGRGQKLHQSEVKLAALELGLPVLQPEKLKAPEFVEAMQALKPDLGIVIAFRMLPEVIWAMPRLGTFNLHASLLPQYRGAAPINWAVINGETETGVTTFLLNHEIDKGAIIAQVRVPILPKDNVGTMYDKLMHTGTALVTETVDRIAAGDVQPMEQTGIDESRLHPAPKIFKEDCRIDWSWEGRRIVNFVRGLSPYPAAWTEMRKEGETASLTAKIYAAAFEAAAHNEAAGAVESDGRTFIRVACADGWITLGELQIAGKKRLPVRELLLGLREIGQYRFQK